The DNA segment AGATTAAGATGGGACGCATCTTAAAATTTAACTCCGATAAGGCAAATGAACAAATTGCCGCATACAAAGATGCAATTGCAAAAATAGATCATAATCTTGCTAACATTATCGACTACACAATAGATTGGTTTGTTCATCTGAAAGAGAAATATGGAGCAGACTATCCTCGTCGCACAGAGGTTAGAGGTTTTGACACAATTGTTGCTACCAAAGTAGTTGAAGCAAACGAAAAACTATATATAAACCGCGAAGAGGGCTTTATTGGAACATCGCTTAAAAAGGATGAGTTTGTATGTACTTGCTCTGATATAGATGACATTATAATCTTCTACAAAGATGGTAAATACAAAATTGTAAAGGTAGCCGACAAAATGTTTGTTGGTAAAAATATCCTATACCTGAATGTATTCAAAAAGAACGATACCAGAACAATTTACAACGTGATTTATCGCGATGGACGTGATGGACTTCAATATATGAAACGTTTTGCTGTAACAGGAGTATCACGCGACAAAGAGTATGACCTTACTCAAGGTAAACCCGGTTCAAGAATTACATGGTTCTCGGCAAACTCAAATGGAGAGGCAGAGGTCTTGAAAATAACGTTCAAACCCAAACCTCGAATGAAAGCCCTATATATTGAAAAGAGTTTCAGCGAAATTGCCATCAAAGGGCGTCAATCAATGGGTAACATTGTAACTAAGAACGAGATCCATAGAATCAGTCTAAAAGAGAAGGGAGAGTCAACTCTTGGAGGATTAAAAGTGTGGTTCGATCGCGATGTCCTTCGCCTAAACTACGATGGAAGAGGAGAGTATATTGGAGAGTTCTCAGGACACGATTCTATACTCGTAGTACTTAAGAATGGAGATTTCTACACCTCTAACTTTGATGTTACAAACCATTATGAAAACGATATTATAGTATTTGAAAAATATGAGGAAGGAAAAGTGTGGACAGCCGTTCTAAACGATGCTTCGCAACAAGGATACCCATATATCAAACGATTCCAAATGGAGAACTCTCGCAAGAAACAGAACTTCTTAGGAGAAAATCCCGATTCAACTCTAATACTACTTACCGATGAGCCATACGCACGAGTAGGAGTAACGTTCGGAGGTGGCGATTCATTCCGCGAATCAATGGAGGTTGAAGCAGAAGAATTCATCGGTGTAAAATCGTTTAAAGCCAAAGGAAAACGCCTTACAACATTTGAGGTAGAAGAGATTAAAGAACTTGAACCTACAAAACAACTTGAGGAGAAAGAACCTGAGGAGGTTGAGGCAGATAAGAACAAACAACCATTTGTTGATATAGATGACTCGGATACAGAAGAGACTCCACAAGAAGAGAACTTAACTCCTGATGAAAATGGTCAGATGCACCTCTTCTAAATTACACATTAAAATAGAATAACATTTATATAAAACACAAAAGAGGCTTCGTATGTGAAGTAAACCCCAAAGTTTTGACAAAAACTTTGGGGTTTACTTCATTTTAATATAGTCTCTTTACTTAATATTTATCCTTACGATTATCCGCAGTGGAAATATTTGCGTACAAGTTCGAGCATTGCTGCTTGATTTCCGTCTAATTCGGCACGTAATGTGCGGTCGTTATATGATGATAGTTTCTTTATAATTCCATCAATCATTGCAGGACTGAATACATTGTGTTTCTCAAATATTTCACGTTGTTTTGCCAAGCATTCTGCCGATGCTATACAGCTATCTGGTAGTTGCTCTAATGAATTTAGTTTATCGGCATTCTCCTCTTTGTGAATATTTACATTAACGTATGTCTTTTCTGCAATCTCTAAACCATTATCTATTTCAAATCCATAGCGACATGCTACGGCAAGACCTGCCAAAAGTTGGTATATGTCAGCAGAGCCATCGGGAGAACGCATCTCTACTGTTTGTTTTTGAGATGTATCATAGTTGCTTAGACTCTCTAATGGATTGGCAATTTTACACATGTCGGTTTTTGCTGCCCATCCAAGTGGAACACGCACCAATACCGAGCGATTTCTATCTCCCCAGCAGATGTTTGTTGGAGCCTCTTGGTGAGGTACTAAACGGAAGTATGATGTTGGATTGGTATTGCCAAATGCAGTTATTGAAGGAGCTAATACCATCATTCCTGCAATGGCTTTACGTGCTGTTGCTGAAAGGATACCATTATCAAGCATTTGGTTTTGTCCATCTTTTACAATGCGCATATGAATGTGTAATCCTGAGCCTGCTTTGCCTGTTGTTATTTTTGGGGCAAATGTTATATCGTATCCCATTTGGTATGCAAGGTTACGGATTATCCATTTTGCAACCATAAGTTGGTCGGCTGCATCTTGCGCTCTTACAGGGAGGAATTCTATTTCGTTTTGTTCATACACCATTCCGTCAATACTGAAATTTCCAACCTCAGAGTGTCCGTACTTTATTTGACCTCCTGCTTGTGCTATATATGCCATACAGCGAGTGCGGAACTCGTTAAATTTAGCGTATGGCGCTGACTCGTGATAACCTTTTTGGTCGGTTGCAGGGAATGCTTCTTCATCAGGAGCTATGACATAATACTCCAGCTCTCCCATTGCTTGAAACTCCATACCTGTAACTTCATTAAATGCTTTGCAAGCTTTTTCAAGAGTATTCTCTGGAGAACTTTCAAGTGGCTCACCATCTTTATTGAAGTATGAACACAACATTGAGAGGGTTGGTATCTCTGCAAAGGGATCCAAGAAAGCAGTTTTAAAACGAGGTATTACATACAAGTCGCTGCTTCCTGCCTCAATAAAGGGGAATAGACTCGAACCATCAACACGCTCACCGCATGTTAAAATAGCATCGAGATATGCCATATTGTTAATTACAAAGTTTAAAGTCTTTAGACGTCCATCTCCTGCGGGATACATAAAGTTAATCATTTGTATTCCATTTTCATCAATGTAACGTATAATATCTTCTTTGGTAAACTCTTTTGCCGGTTTCCCTAAATAAGAAACAAGGGCATTTGCATTTAAAGCAAGTTCTTTATCCATAATTATATAACTATTTGTTTAGTTCAAATTTTATTTAACAGTTCAAATTTTATTTAACAGTTCAAATTTTATTTAACAGTTCAAAATTAATAAAAAGTTTTATTTTTCATTAAACTCTTCTTGATTTTTTAAAGCAAGAGATTACCTTTGTAGCTAAATTTTAGCAAAATAATTACAATTAAAAAGATATTTTATGTTGGTAAACAAGATTACACAACTTATAGGCAATACACCTTTGCTTCACGCAAGAGAGTACGAAAAGAACGTTATGGCTGGTGCTAATATATTTGTTAAATTAGAGTATTTTAATCCAGCGGGAAGCGTAAAAGATAGAGCTGCTTTTTTTATGGTGGAGGATGCTGAGAAAAGAGGCGTTCTAAAACCTGGGGCTACTATTATTGAACCTACAAGTGGCAATACAGGTGTTGGGTTGGCTCTTGTTGCAACGGTAAAGGGATATAAACTTATACTTACTATGCCCGAGAGTATGAGTGTTGAACGCCGTAAACTTCTTGCTGCACGAGGAGCTATAATTGAACTTACTCCAGCGAGTGCAGGTATGAAAGGAGCTGTTGAGAGAGCAAAAGAGTTACAATCTCAAATTGATGGAGCTGTTATTCTTCAACAATTCGACAACCTGTCAAATGCTGAAGCGCACTACCAAACTACGGCAAACGAGATATGGAACGACCTTAATGGTAATGTAGATATTTTTGTTGCAGGAGTTGGCACTGGTGGTACAATAAGCGGTAATGGCAAACGTCTTAAAGAGCTTAATCCAAATGTAAAGATTGTTGCGGTAGAGCCTGCCGAAAGTGCTTTATTGAGTGGTAATAATGCAGGACCTCATAAAATACAGGGAATAGGGGCAAACTTTATTCCTTTACTTTACAATAGCGAGGTTGTTGATGAAGTTATTCCTGTTAGTGGAGAAGATGCATACGCTGCATCACGCTTAATATCTGCAACAGAAGGTGTATTAGTTGGCATATCGTCAGGAGCAGCACTCTATGCTGCCTCGCTTCTTGCATCCCGCTCCGAGAATAGAGGTAAAAACATAGTTGTAATTCTTCCCGATACAGGAGAGCGTTATCTATCGACAGACCTGTTTTAGTCATCTAAAAGTAGGGATTGCCCTATATCTTTCATATTTATATTTTATATATTTAATAACTCTCAAAAAACATCCTTTTTTTTGAGAGTTACTTAGAGTGAGAATATCTCTTTTCTATTTATTCTTCGTAAATTTAAAACTGACAAAACTCTTTGTGAATCAAAATATATCTATTAAATTTGCAACGTGGTATAGAGTGTAATTAGAAGAGTTGACAGATGTCTGTTTGTAATCATTACTATGATTTGTAAGAGTTGTTGATTTTTTAGAAAAAATATCAATTAAATAACATATTATTAACAAAAAAGCTGTACTAAATGAAAAAATTAAGTTTACTTTCATTATTTGTAGCAGTATGTACTTTAGCATCTGCACAAAGTATTCCTTCTCACGAGCAATATGTGAAGATAGGAAGCGAGAAAGCGTGGTATCAAGCATACCAAAACTGGACTCCCGGCACACCCCTTTACAATGGGACAGATGCAGCGGAGAATGAGCAGTTCTTTATCTCACGTGTAAAACCACGTCAACGTTTCTCATTTACAGGAACGCAGGTAAAAGAGAGCC comes from the Bacteroidales bacterium genome and includes:
- a CDS encoding DNA gyrase/topoisomerase IV subunit A, which produces MADEDSLNHEKEEINNPEVSSKEHQSSSSGEKKLHLTGMYQSWFLDYASYVILERAVPHIEDGLKPVQRRILHSMNELEDGRYNKVANVVGNTMKYHPHGDASIGDALVQLGQKELLIDCQGNWGNILTGDGAAAPRYIEARLSHFALEILFNPKITEWKPSYDGRNNEPVTLPVKFPLLLAQGVEGIAVGLSSKILPHNFNELLDASIAYLKGEDFELYPDFQTGGYVDVSKYNDGERGGTIRVRAKIEKIDNKTLAITEIPFGKTTTTLIESILKAQEKGKIKIRKVDNNTAQNAEILVYLQPGTSSDKTIDALYAFTDCEVNISPNCCVICDRKPQFLTVSELLSRSTDRTVELFRNELTIKRNEISERLHFASLERIFIEERIYKDKGFEQSKNMDEAVKHIDGRLEPFKELFIREITRDDILKLMEIKMGRILKFNSDKANEQIAAYKDAIAKIDHNLANIIDYTIDWFVHLKEKYGADYPRRTEVRGFDTIVATKVVEANEKLYINREEGFIGTSLKKDEFVCTCSDIDDIIIFYKDGKYKIVKVADKMFVGKNILYLNVFKKNDTRTIYNVIYRDGRDGLQYMKRFAVTGVSRDKEYDLTQGKPGSRITWFSANSNGEAEVLKITFKPKPRMKALYIEKSFSEIAIKGRQSMGNIVTKNEIHRISLKEKGESTLGGLKVWFDRDVLRLNYDGRGEYIGEFSGHDSILVVLKNGDFYTSNFDVTNHYENDIIVFEKYEEGKVWTAVLNDASQQGYPYIKRFQMENSRKKQNFLGENPDSTLILLTDEPYARVGVTFGGGDSFRESMEVEAEEFIGVKSFKAKGKRLTTFEVEEIKELEPTKQLEEKEPEEVEADKNKQPFVDIDDSDTEETPQEENLTPDENGQMHLF
- a CDS encoding glutamine synthetase; the protein is MDKELALNANALVSYLGKPAKEFTKEDIIRYIDENGIQMINFMYPAGDGRLKTLNFVINNMAYLDAILTCGERVDGSSLFPFIEAGSSDLYVIPRFKTAFLDPFAEIPTLSMLCSYFNKDGEPLESSPENTLEKACKAFNEVTGMEFQAMGELEYYVIAPDEEAFPATDQKGYHESAPYAKFNEFRTRCMAYIAQAGGQIKYGHSEVGNFSIDGMVYEQNEIEFLPVRAQDAADQLMVAKWIIRNLAYQMGYDITFAPKITTGKAGSGLHIHMRIVKDGQNQMLDNGILSATARKAIAGMMVLAPSITAFGNTNPTSYFRLVPHQEAPTNICWGDRNRSVLVRVPLGWAAKTDMCKIANPLESLSNYDTSQKQTVEMRSPDGSADIYQLLAGLAVACRYGFEIDNGLEIAEKTYVNVNIHKEENADKLNSLEQLPDSCIASAECLAKQREIFEKHNVFSPAMIDGIIKKLSSYNDRTLRAELDGNQAAMLELVRKYFHCG
- the cysK gene encoding cysteine synthase A, with protein sequence MLVNKITQLIGNTPLLHAREYEKNVMAGANIFVKLEYFNPAGSVKDRAAFFMVEDAEKRGVLKPGATIIEPTSGNTGVGLALVATVKGYKLILTMPESMSVERRKLLAARGAIIELTPASAGMKGAVERAKELQSQIDGAVILQQFDNLSNAEAHYQTTANEIWNDLNGNVDIFVAGVGTGGTISGNGKRLKELNPNVKIVAVEPAESALLSGNNAGPHKIQGIGANFIPLLYNSEVVDEVIPVSGEDAYAASRLISATEGVLVGISSGAALYAASLLASRSENRGKNIVVILPDTGERYLSTDLF